A section of the Virgibacillus sp. NKC19-3 genome encodes:
- a CDS encoding RsfA family transcriptional regulator — translation MVKVRQDAWSHEDDLLLAETVLRHIREGSTQLNAFEEVGDKLNRTSAACGFRWNAEVRMKYDNAIDLAKRQRKEKKRAMLGTTQKTKQPVVTLPKNSEGDTVEEKADAYPTPAIEEPSITMDMVITFLRKVKKDYHASNQSKVSLEHAQKENMELKEQVQSLERQLAQSEKQLSTIQEDYQAFIQIMERARKMTVLDDQGTMPTPAFRMDKNGNLQQLAHGSN, via the coding sequence ATGGTGAAAGTCAGACAGGATGCCTGGTCACATGAAGATGATCTATTATTGGCAGAAACGGTTTTGCGCCATATTAGAGAAGGAAGCACACAATTAAATGCATTTGAAGAAGTCGGTGATAAACTAAATCGTACATCAGCGGCTTGCGGATTTCGCTGGAATGCAGAAGTCCGTATGAAATATGATAATGCTATTGATCTTGCAAAAAGACAACGCAAAGAGAAAAAACGGGCAATGTTAGGAACAACACAAAAAACAAAACAACCGGTAGTAACACTTCCAAAAAATAGTGAGGGCGACACGGTTGAAGAAAAAGCGGATGCCTACCCAACACCAGCAATAGAAGAACCTTCTATTACCATGGATATGGTTATTACATTTTTGCGGAAAGTCAAAAAAGACTATCATGCTTCCAATCAATCAAAAGTGTCACTTGAGCATGCTCAGAAAGAGAATATGGAATTGAAAGAACAAGTACAATCCTTGGAAAGGCAATTAGCGCAGTCGGAAAAACAGCTGTCTACGATTCAGGAAGATTACCAAGCATTTATTCAAATCATGGAAAGAGCAAGAAAAATGACGGTTCTTGATGATCAGGGAACAATGCCAACACCGGCATTCCGAATGGATAAAAATGGGAATCTGCAACAATTAGCTCATGGCTCAAATTAG
- a CDS encoding replication-associated recombination protein A — translation MKQTPLALTMRPAHIEDIIGQSHLVGEGKILNRMVQAERLASMILFGPPGTGKTSMAVALAKSLDMPVKTLNAVADKKKDMEIVVEEAKMMGQVVLVLDEVHRLDKAKQDFLLPHLESNLVTLIGCTTSNPYHSINPAIRSRCHLFELHPLTAANIHTAIKRAVEDTTNGYGNKKLEITDEAMDHFAGSANGDIRAALNGLELAVSSTPENEEGQIVIHLDTAEVCMQKKSFSHDKGGDAHYDVLSAFQKSIRGSDVDAALHYLGRLIEAGDLESIARRMIVTAYEDIGIASPQAGPRAVAAVQAAERLGFPEARIPLAVAIVELCLSPKSNTAYKALDEALADIHNGKSGEIPAHLKDSHYQGAGALGRGNTYQYPHNYENSWINQQYLPDSIKEKHYYKPKNSGKFEKAIKQVYEKIQHDKNKQV, via the coding sequence ATGAAACAAACACCACTTGCCTTAACAATGAGACCTGCACACATAGAAGATATTATCGGCCAATCACATCTTGTTGGCGAAGGTAAAATTTTAAATCGCATGGTACAGGCTGAACGTCTGGCTTCCATGATATTATTCGGCCCACCCGGAACAGGAAAAACTTCAATGGCTGTTGCATTGGCTAAAAGTTTAGACATGCCAGTCAAAACCCTTAACGCGGTTGCAGATAAAAAGAAGGATATGGAAATTGTTGTTGAAGAAGCAAAAATGATGGGACAGGTTGTTCTGGTTTTAGATGAGGTCCACCGTCTGGATAAGGCAAAGCAGGATTTTCTATTACCACACTTGGAAAGTAATTTAGTTACATTGATCGGTTGTACAACAAGTAATCCATATCACTCGATTAATCCTGCAATCCGAAGCAGATGCCATCTCTTTGAATTACACCCATTAACCGCTGCCAATATACATACTGCAATAAAGCGTGCGGTGGAAGACACCACAAATGGTTATGGAAATAAAAAGCTTGAAATCACAGATGAAGCGATGGATCATTTTGCTGGTAGTGCAAATGGCGATATACGTGCTGCTCTAAATGGGCTTGAATTAGCCGTTTCTTCCACACCAGAAAACGAGGAAGGTCAAATTGTGATTCATCTAGATACGGCAGAAGTATGTATGCAAAAGAAAAGCTTCTCACATGATAAAGGGGGAGACGCACATTATGATGTGCTATCAGCCTTTCAAAAGTCCATTCGCGGCAGTGATGTCGATGCAGCTCTTCACTACTTAGGCAGGTTGATTGAGGCAGGAGATCTGGAGTCTATTGCACGCCGTATGATCGTAACAGCTTATGAAGATATTGGTATCGCGAGTCCACAAGCCGGACCTCGCGCAGTTGCAGCCGTGCAGGCAGCAGAACGATTGGGATTTCCGGAAGCAAGAATTCCTTTAGCTGTCGCCATTGTGGAATTATGTCTGTCACCAAAATCAAATACAGCTTACAAGGCTCTTGATGAGGCATTAGCTGATATTCATAATGGCAAGAGTGGAGAGATCCCGGCCCATTTAAAAGATTCACATTACCAAGGCGCAGGAGCACTCGGCAGGGGGAATACCTACCAATATCCGCATAACTATGAGAATAGCTGGATCAATCAACAATATTTACCTGATTCTATAAAAGAGAAACACTATTATAAGCCAAAGAACTCCGGAAAATTTGAAAAAGCCATCAAACAAGTTTATGAAAAAATACAGCATGATAAAAATAAGCAGGTATAA
- the cymR gene encoding cysteine metabolism transcriptional regulator CymR, with the protein MKISTKGKYGLTIMIALAKKHGNSPTSLKSIAHDNNLSEHYLEQLASPLRNAGLVKSVRGAYGGYVLANDPKEITAGDIIRVLEGPITPVEGIENEEAAKQELWMRIRDAVKDVLDTTTLDDLSHHNEDEPQEAYMFYI; encoded by the coding sequence TTGAAAATTTCAACCAAAGGAAAGTACGGTTTAACGATAATGATTGCTTTAGCAAAAAAACACGGAAATAGTCCAACATCACTTAAATCGATAGCACATGATAATAATTTATCCGAACATTATTTAGAACAGCTTGCATCACCACTGCGAAATGCAGGCCTTGTTAAAAGTGTTCGGGGGGCCTATGGTGGCTACGTATTGGCAAATGATCCAAAGGAAATTACCGCCGGTGATATTATTCGTGTACTGGAAGGTCCTATTACGCCAGTAGAAGGAATCGAAAATGAAGAAGCAGCCAAGCAAGAGTTGTGGATGCGAATTCGCGATGCGGTGAAAGACGTGCTTGATACAACAACCTTGGATGATTTAAGTCATCATAATGAAGACGAGCCACAAGAGGCGTATATGTTTTATATTTAA
- a CDS encoding cysteine desulfurase family protein translates to MEQIYLDHAATTPMDKAVVDAMYPVYADVFGNPSSVHAFGRKARQQLDAARRVMADSIHASEKEIIFTSGGTEADNLALIGTAIANRHKGNHIITTTIEHHATLHTLENLEQQGFEVTYLPVYEDGKIALSDLEKALTDETILVSTMFVNNETGVIQPVEEIGELLRDHQAYFHTDGVQAFGLMDIDVKAMGIEMLTASAHKINGPKGIGFLYVDEDVKLNALQFGGQQERKRRPGTENVVGATGFKKAVERAMENKEERRRDYHYYKEQFLEELRINNIDFDVNGDYDATIASIVNVSFPGMHVETLLTNFDLEGIAASSGSACTAGSVEPSHVLAAMFGENSICSTNSIRFSFGIYNTTENVKEAARRVAKIIKRLSS, encoded by the coding sequence ATGGAACAAATATATCTTGATCATGCGGCAACAACGCCAATGGATAAAGCAGTTGTGGATGCTATGTATCCTGTATATGCGGACGTATTTGGAAATCCGTCCAGTGTGCACGCGTTTGGTCGAAAAGCGAGACAGCAGCTAGACGCAGCAAGACGTGTGATGGCTGATAGCATCCATGCCAGTGAAAAAGAAATCATTTTTACAAGTGGTGGAACAGAAGCAGATAATTTGGCACTTATTGGCACCGCAATAGCTAATCGGCATAAAGGAAATCATATAATCACTACAACGATTGAACACCATGCCACGCTTCACACATTAGAAAACTTGGAACAACAGGGATTTGAAGTAACGTATTTACCTGTTTATGAAGACGGGAAAATAGCCTTGAGTGATCTGGAAAAAGCATTAACAGATGAGACGATTCTTGTTTCAACTATGTTTGTAAATAATGAGACAGGGGTTATTCAACCAGTTGAAGAAATTGGTGAACTACTCCGAGATCATCAAGCTTATTTTCATACAGATGGGGTTCAAGCTTTTGGTCTGATGGATATAGATGTGAAAGCGATGGGAATAGAAATGTTAACCGCATCAGCGCATAAAATTAATGGTCCCAAAGGTATTGGTTTTCTATATGTGGATGAAGATGTTAAATTAAATGCGCTCCAATTCGGTGGCCAACAGGAAAGAAAACGCCGACCGGGAACCGAAAATGTAGTCGGGGCGACCGGTTTTAAAAAAGCGGTTGAACGGGCAATGGAGAATAAAGAAGAACGAAGAAGAGATTATCACTATTATAAAGAGCAGTTTTTGGAAGAATTAAGAATCAATAACATTGACTTTGACGTGAATGGGGACTATGATGCAACGATAGCTTCCATTGTCAATGTAAGTTTCCCGGGCATGCATGTTGAAACCCTCCTTACGAATTTCGATCTGGAGGGGATTGCTGCGTCCAGTGGCAGTGCATGCACGGCGGGATCTGTAGAGCCATCTCATGTGTTAGCCGCGATGTTTGGTGAAAATAGTATATGTTCAACCAATTCCATTCGATTTAGTTTTGGCATATATAATACAACGGAAAACGTCAAAGAAGCTGCAAGAAGGGTTGCAAAAATTATAAAACGATTAAGCTCATAA
- the mnmA gene encoding tRNA 2-thiouridine(34) synthase MnmA — translation MKSNENIRVVVGMSGGVDSSVAALRLKEQGYDVVGIFMKNWDDTDEFGVCTATEDFDDVVRVCNQLDIPYYAVNFEKQYWDKVFTYFLDEYKAGRTPNPDVMCNKEIKFKAFLDHALSLGADYLATGHYARVRNNNGRYEMLRGVDDNKDQTYFLNQLSADVLEKVMFPLGEIPKSRVREIALENELVTATKKDSTGICFIGERNFKNFLSEYLPAQPGEMRTLDGVVKGSHDGLMYYTLGQRQGLGIGGSGDPWFVVGKNLKENVLYVEQGFANDKLYSDGLIATDVNWINPDVLKNNFTCTAKFRYRQQDSDVSVNVLEDGKVYVNFAERERAVTPGQAVVFYDGDICLGGGTIDEIVKDNKSLDYVG, via the coding sequence ATGAAAAGCAATGAAAATATACGGGTTGTAGTTGGAATGAGTGGTGGCGTTGATTCATCTGTGGCCGCATTACGATTGAAAGAACAAGGGTATGATGTTGTCGGCATTTTTATGAAAAACTGGGATGATACCGATGAATTTGGTGTATGTACAGCGACGGAAGATTTTGATGATGTTGTCCGAGTATGCAATCAACTGGATATTCCATACTACGCTGTTAACTTTGAAAAACAATATTGGGATAAGGTGTTTACGTACTTCTTAGATGAATACAAAGCAGGTCGGACACCAAATCCGGATGTAATGTGTAATAAGGAAATTAAATTTAAGGCATTTCTGGATCATGCATTGTCATTGGGGGCAGATTATTTAGCTACCGGCCATTATGCGAGGGTTCGAAATAATAACGGGCGCTATGAAATGTTACGCGGCGTGGACGACAATAAAGATCAAACGTACTTCTTAAACCAATTATCAGCGGATGTATTGGAAAAAGTCATGTTCCCACTAGGAGAAATCCCAAAATCACGAGTTAGAGAAATTGCACTTGAAAATGAACTCGTTACAGCTACGAAAAAAGACAGTACTGGAATTTGCTTTATTGGTGAACGTAATTTTAAAAATTTCTTAAGCGAATATTTACCCGCACAACCAGGTGAAATGAGAACATTGGATGGTGTAGTAAAAGGCAGCCATGATGGGTTGATGTATTATACCCTGGGACAACGTCAAGGGCTTGGAATTGGCGGTTCCGGTGATCCGTGGTTTGTTGTCGGGAAAAATCTGAAGGAAAATGTACTATATGTGGAACAAGGATTTGCTAATGATAAGTTATATTCAGATGGACTTATCGCTACAGATGTGAATTGGATCAATCCGGATGTTTTAAAAAATAATTTCACATGTACGGCTAAATTCCGTTATCGTCAACAAGACAGTGACGTAAGCGTAAATGTTCTTGAAGATGGCAAGGTATATGTTAATTTTGCTGAAAGAGAACGTGCTGTTACACCCGGACAAGCCGTTGTGTTTTACGATGGTGATATTTGTCTAGGTGGAGGAACGATCGATGAAATCGTGAAGGATAATAAGTCACTTGATTATGTTGGTTAA
- a CDS encoding tetratricopeptide repeat protein, whose product MDKNEQAINYMKESKYEEAAGIFSEIIEEDPDDPVGYVNFGNLLLHVHDLARAQRFFEKAIELDPYAATAYYGLGNLYFEQSIYPKAQANFQKAIELGLVESDVYYLLGMTYQYQEHYKLALPYLLRATELDPEDEEVKFQYGLSLAQSDHIKDADPIFRQVLKENPEHSDAHYNLGVIALYNENADEALRHFDEALRIQPDHLLAANGKKNVEDAWT is encoded by the coding sequence ATGGATAAAAACGAACAGGCTATAAATTATATGAAAGAAAGTAAATACGAAGAGGCTGCCGGTATCTTTTCAGAGATAATCGAAGAAGATCCTGACGATCCGGTTGGCTATGTTAATTTTGGCAATTTATTATTGCATGTTCATGATCTAGCTCGTGCACAGCGTTTTTTTGAAAAAGCGATTGAGTTGGATCCATACGCTGCCACTGCCTATTATGGACTCGGAAATCTTTATTTTGAACAGTCTATCTACCCAAAAGCACAGGCGAATTTTCAAAAGGCAATTGAATTGGGACTTGTCGAAAGCGATGTGTATTACCTGCTGGGAATGACATATCAATACCAGGAACATTATAAACTTGCCCTGCCATATCTCCTACGTGCAACAGAACTGGATCCGGAAGATGAAGAAGTGAAGTTTCAATATGGGCTATCACTCGCACAAAGTGATCATATTAAAGATGCGGATCCTATTTTCAGGCAGGTGTTAAAAGAGAATCCAGAGCATAGTGACGCGCATTATAATCTGGGGGTTATTGCCTTATATAATGAAAATGCCGATGAAGCATTAAGGCATTTTGATGAGGCACTACGTATACAACCAGATCATTTGCTGGCAGCGAACGGGAAGAAAAATGTGGAAGATGCATGGACATAA